A region of Burkholderia lata DNA encodes the following proteins:
- a CDS encoding ArsR/SmtB family transcription factor, with protein METNRTIAALAALAHESRLAVFRALVQAGPEGLPAGQIATLLDVPPSSLSFHLKELAHAQLVTSRQEGRFVFYCANFATMNGLLAYLTENCCGGNPCSPVSACPTSGTRQS; from the coding sequence GACTATTGCCGCTCTTGCGGCGCTCGCACACGAATCCCGGCTCGCCGTGTTTCGTGCACTCGTGCAGGCAGGCCCGGAAGGCCTGCCGGCCGGGCAGATAGCCACGTTGCTGGACGTGCCGCCGTCGTCCCTGTCCTTTCATCTGAAGGAACTGGCGCATGCGCAACTCGTCACCAGCCGCCAGGAAGGCCGCTTCGTCTTCTACTGCGCGAACTTCGCGACGATGAACGGCCTGCTGGCTTACCTCACGGAGAACTGTTGCGGCGGCAATCCGTGCTCGCCGGTGTCCGCATGCCCGACGTCGGGCACCCGCCAATCCTGA
- a CDS encoding arsenate reductase ArsC, giving the protein MTTNILILCTHNSARSVLAEGMLNHWAAKLGKDVRAYSAGSAPSGRLNPFALEALTNAGIDVDGYRSKSWDEFVGDGVPEMRVVITVCDSAAAETCPYWPGSPVKVHWGYADPSNAAGGDDGRRLAFELTRQAIGYRMLQLLALPLDRMNDAELQTALIEISQN; this is encoded by the coding sequence ATGACGACGAACATCCTGATCCTCTGCACCCACAACTCGGCGCGCAGCGTGCTTGCCGAGGGCATGCTCAATCACTGGGCTGCGAAGCTCGGCAAGGACGTGCGTGCCTACAGCGCCGGAAGTGCGCCGAGCGGTCGCCTCAATCCGTTCGCGCTGGAAGCGTTGACGAACGCCGGCATCGACGTCGACGGATACCGCAGCAAGAGCTGGGACGAGTTCGTCGGCGACGGTGTGCCTGAAATGCGCGTCGTCATCACGGTGTGCGACAGCGCGGCAGCAGAGACTTGCCCATACTGGCCCGGCAGCCCCGTCAAAGTGCACTGGGGCTACGCCGATCCGTCGAATGCGGCGGGTGGCGACGACGGAAGGCGCCTCGCATTCGAACTCACACGCCAAGCGATCGGCTATCGGATGCTGCAGTTGCTGGCACTGCCGCTGGATCGAATGAACGACGCCGAACTCCAGACGGCGCTGATCGAGATCTCGCAAAACTGA
- the arsB gene encoding ACR3 family arsenite efflux transporter produces the protein MNTSNVAPPGKVVAKPSINFFERYLTVWVALCIVAGIALGQVLPGLFQQIGRIEYAQVNLPVGLLIWVMIIPMLVKVDFGALHEVRRHVKGIGVTLVVNWLVKPFSMAFLGWLFIRHLFAPMLPADQLDSYIAGLILLAAAPCTAMVFVWSRLTGGDPLFTLSQVALNDSIMVIAFTPLVGLLLGMSAITVPWATLLTSVVLYIVIPVILAQIWRKVLLARRQAAFDAAMAKIGPWSIAALLATLVLLFAFQGEAILTQPLVIALLAVPILIQVFFNSALAYWLNRAVGEKHDIACPSALIGASNFFELAVAAAISLFGFHSGAALATVVGVLIEVPVMLLVVRIVNQSKGWYECRT, from the coding sequence ATGAACACGTCCAACGTCGCCCCGCCGGGAAAGGTCGTCGCAAAGCCTTCCATCAATTTCTTCGAGCGCTACCTGACGGTGTGGGTCGCACTGTGCATCGTCGCCGGCATCGCGCTCGGCCAGGTGCTGCCCGGCCTGTTCCAGCAGATCGGCCGGATCGAGTACGCGCAGGTCAACCTGCCCGTCGGGTTGCTGATTTGGGTGATGATCATCCCAATGCTGGTCAAGGTCGACTTCGGCGCGTTGCATGAAGTGCGTCGGCACGTCAAAGGCATCGGCGTCACGCTCGTCGTGAACTGGCTCGTCAAGCCATTCTCGATGGCGTTCCTCGGCTGGCTGTTCATCCGCCATCTGTTTGCGCCGATGCTGCCGGCGGACCAGCTCGACAGCTACATCGCAGGACTGATCCTGCTGGCCGCCGCACCTTGCACGGCGATGGTGTTCGTCTGGAGCCGGCTGACCGGCGGCGATCCGCTGTTCACGCTGTCGCAGGTCGCGTTGAACGACAGCATCATGGTGATCGCGTTCACGCCGCTGGTGGGTCTGCTGTTGGGGATGTCGGCGATCACGGTGCCGTGGGCGACGCTGCTCACGTCGGTCGTGCTCTACATCGTCATCCCGGTGATCCTCGCGCAGATCTGGCGCAAGGTGTTGCTGGCGAGGAGGCAGGCGGCGTTCGACGCGGCCATGGCGAAGATCGGCCCGTGGTCGATCGCAGCGCTGCTGGCCACGCTCGTGCTGCTGTTCGCGTTCCAGGGCGAAGCGATCCTGACGCAGCCGCTGGTGATCGCGCTGCTCGCCGTGCCGATCCTGATCCAGGTGTTCTTCAATTCGGCGCTCGCGTACTGGCTCAATCGTGCGGTCGGCGAGAAACACGACATCGCATGCCCATCGGCGCTGATCGGTGCGTCGAACTTCTTCGAGCTGGCGGTCGCGGCCGCGATCAGCCTGTTCGGCTTCCACTCCGGTGCGGCGCTTGCGACTGTCGTGGGCGTGCTCATCGAAGTGCCGGTCATGCTGCTCGTCGTGCGCATCGTCAACCAGTCGAAGGGCTGGTACGAGTGCCGCACTTGA
- the arsC gene encoding arsenate reductase (glutaredoxin) (This arsenate reductase requires both glutathione and glutaredoxin to convert arsenate to arsenite, after which the efflux transporter formed by ArsA and ArsB can extrude the arsenite from the cell, providing resistance.), which translates to MTAITIYHNPDCDTSRNTLALIRNSGEEPAVIEYLETPPPRETLVKLLADAGLTVREVLREKGTPYAELGLGDPKWTDGQLLDFIEQYPILMNRPVVVTPIGTKLCRPSEAVLDILPNPQKGPFTKEDGEVVIRAEGERV; encoded by the coding sequence ATGACTGCCATCACGATCTATCACAACCCCGACTGCGACACGTCGCGCAACACGCTGGCCTTGATCCGCAACAGCGGCGAGGAACCCGCCGTTATCGAATACCTCGAGACACCGCCGCCGCGCGAAACGTTGGTCAAGCTGTTGGCCGACGCGGGCCTGACCGTGCGCGAGGTGCTGCGTGAGAAGGGCACGCCTTATGCGGAACTTGGCCTGGGCGATCCGAAGTGGACCGATGGGCAGTTGCTCGACTTCATCGAGCAGTACCCGATTCTGATGAATCGGCCCGTCGTGGTCACACCGATCGGCACGAAGCTGTGCCGGCCGTCGGAAGCCGTCCTGGACATCTTGCCGAACCCGCAGAAAGGACCGTTCACCAAGGAAGACGGCGAGGTCGTGATCCGTGCGGAGGGCGAGCGTGTCTGA
- the arsH gene encoding arsenical resistance protein ArsH, with product MRRASVSEQLKDLPQLDAALFRVPDAVRLRPASPSTHPPRLLLLYGSLRERSFSRLLVEEAGRLLTAMGAEVRVFNPSGLPLPDDAPEHHPKVVELRELVMWSEGMAWCSPERHGAMTGIMKSQIDWIPLSVGAVRPTQGKTLAVMQVSGGSQSFNAVNQMRVLGRWMRMLTIPNQSSVAKAFAEFDEAGRMKPSSYYDRVVDVMEELVKFTLLTRDIGPYLVDRYSERKESAEALSNRVNQRSI from the coding sequence GTGCGGAGGGCGAGCGTGTCTGAGCAACTGAAAGACCTGCCGCAGCTCGACGCAGCGCTGTTCCGCGTGCCGGATGCCGTTCGACTGCGGCCTGCCTCGCCGTCGACACACCCACCTCGGCTCCTGCTGCTGTACGGGTCGCTGCGCGAGCGTTCGTTCAGCCGCCTGCTGGTCGAGGAAGCCGGCCGGCTGCTCACGGCGATGGGTGCAGAGGTGCGCGTGTTCAATCCGAGTGGCCTGCCACTGCCCGATGACGCGCCCGAGCATCACCCGAAGGTGGTCGAGCTTCGCGAACTGGTGATGTGGTCTGAAGGGATGGCGTGGTGCTCGCCGGAGCGGCACGGCGCGATGACCGGGATCATGAAGTCGCAGATCGACTGGATTCCGCTGTCGGTTGGCGCGGTCCGGCCCACGCAAGGCAAGACGCTGGCGGTGATGCAGGTGAGCGGCGGGTCGCAGTCGTTCAACGCCGTGAACCAGATGCGTGTGCTGGGGCGCTGGATGCGCATGCTGACCATCCCTAACCAGTCGTCGGTCGCCAAGGCGTTCGCCGAATTCGACGAAGCCGGGCGAATGAAACCGTCGTCCTATTACGATCGCGTTGTCGACGTCATGGAAGAGTTGGTGAAGTTCACCTTGCTGACCAGAGACATCGGCCCGTACCTGGTCGACCGATACAGCGAGCGGAAGGAAAGCGCCGAGGCGCTGTCGAATCGCGTGAATCAGCGGAGCATCTAG
- the arsN2 gene encoding arsenic resistance N-acetyltransferase ArsN2, whose translation MEIRPATVDDLASIEALLHQCGLPVIGVSDHLQDFVVAMDGSTMCGCGGIERYDDAALLRSIAVAEHARDAGLGQRIVSRLVAACHLLQVRSLVLLTTTAEDYFARLGFVCVARDDVPHLVRTSSKFQGVCPGSAVSMLRVL comes from the coding sequence ATGGAGATCCGTCCCGCCACGGTCGACGACCTGGCGTCGATTGAAGCCCTGCTGCATCAGTGCGGTCTGCCCGTCATCGGTGTGAGCGATCATTTGCAGGATTTTGTGGTCGCGATGGACGGTTCGACGATGTGCGGGTGCGGTGGCATCGAGCGCTACGACGACGCTGCGCTTTTGCGCTCCATCGCGGTGGCGGAGCATGCCCGGGATGCTGGATTGGGGCAGCGTATCGTGTCGCGGCTGGTCGCCGCGTGTCATTTGCTGCAAGTCAGGTCGCTGGTGCTCCTCACAACGACGGCGGAAGACTATTTCGCCCGTCTTGGTTTCGTGTGCGTCGCGCGCGATGACGTACCGCACCTGGTGCGGACGTCGAGCAAATTCCAGGGGGTATGTCCAGGCTCGGCCGTTTCGATGCTGCGGGTTCTGTAG
- a CDS encoding MarR family winged helix-turn-helix transcriptional regulator yields MAASNRKAGASATKHDLEQLSEFRYRLRRFLRFSEEILRAEGLTPLQYMLMLHTCAFPDRSWATVGEIAERLQASSHGTVALITRCEAAGLVRRQTSEQDRRQAEIHLTEKGAECLRKVAALHKSEIQSFGWAFHDVTDIN; encoded by the coding sequence ATGGCAGCAAGCAATCGAAAGGCCGGCGCAAGCGCCACGAAACACGACCTCGAGCAGCTATCCGAATTTCGCTACCGGCTGCGGCGTTTCCTGCGTTTCTCGGAGGAAATCCTGCGGGCCGAGGGGCTGACGCCGTTGCAATACATGCTGATGTTGCACACCTGTGCGTTTCCGGACCGCTCGTGGGCGACGGTCGGCGAGATAGCCGAGCGGCTGCAGGCGTCCTCGCATGGCACGGTGGCGCTCATCACGCGCTGCGAAGCAGCCGGGCTCGTCCGGCGCCAGACGAGCGAGCAGGATCGGAGGCAAGCGGAGATCCATCTGACGGAAAAAGGGGCGGAATGCTTGCGCAAGGTTGCGGCCTTGCACAAGTCGGAAATTCAGTCGTTCGGCTGGGCTTTCCATGACGTCACCGATATCAACTGA